In one window of Chelmon rostratus isolate fCheRos1 chromosome 19, fCheRos1.pri, whole genome shotgun sequence DNA:
- the pdlim5b gene encoding PDZ and LIM domain protein 5b yields MSSSYTVSLAGPAPWGFRLQGGKDFCLPLTISRLTDGGKAAKAKMSVGDIILSINGISTDSMNHLEAQNKIKACTGDLSLTLQRPSSTPNNGVPKDEPQEIIKPVPITHPAPSTTYTKPSSQPGPAYNKTARPFGGGSGLVTASSSPDAPKVATIPSASSAFTPAAPSQPPQPPFPLKSSPAAPDSAPANSLPRPSPGRTAFTSPYASSSSSNSSSPARVTTPSSHPNVPQPSVYNTPINLYSNTNACEVAMGQRRGLLESQGLSEHFNGKPEVEPENHASPLSDASKKRLIEDTEDWHPRGGTSQSRSFRILAQLTGTENDQAPENSGKNEAVDKTTPTVHTSPAAKTYSKSAAAPRNGNVIPASGFKNPAAQIKPSYQPGGPSGFPKGGAAPSFGKVANPAPRGPDRPTPQPHPQDLNSLVQRAEHIPAGTRTPMCSKCNNVIRGPFLVAMGKSWHPEEFNCAHCHASLAVHGFVEERGQVYCEHCYEQFFAPTCARCNQKILGEVMNALKQTWHVTCFTCSACQQPIRGNMFHMEDGQPYCEQDYYNLFGTNCHGCDFPIEAGDKFLEALGFTWHDTCFVCAVCSTNLEGQPFFSKKDKALCKKHAHTVNI; encoded by the exons CTCACTGATGGAGGCAAGGCAGCCAAGGCCAAGATGAGCGTTGGAGACATCATTCTGTCCATTAATGGCATTTCCACAGACAGCATGAATCACCTAGAGGCCCAGAACAAGATTAAGGCCTGCACAGGCGATCTCAGCCTCACTCTGCAGAg ACCCTCCAGTACCCCTAACAATGGAGTGCCAAAG GACGAACCTCAAGAAATCATTAAGCCTGTTCCAATCACCCACCCCGCCCCGAGCACCACATACACCAAGCCGTCGAGTCAGCCCGGTCCTGCGTACAACAAGACAGCCCGGCCTTTTGGGGGGGGCAGCGGCCTGGTCACAGCTTCTTCCTCCCCGGACGCCCCCAAAGTAGCCACCATTCCCTCTGCGTCGTCCGCTTTCACGCCAGCTGCCCCCTCTCAACCACCCCAGCCACCGTTTCCACTGAAGTCGAGCCCCGCTGCCCCAGACTCGGCTCCGGCCAACTCACTTCCCAGGCCCAGCCCTGGCCGCACCGCCTTCACCTCCCCGTatgcctcttcctcctcatctaactcctcctctccagccagAGTGACAACCCCCTCCTCCCATCCTAATGTCCCACAGCCCTCTGTCTATAACACACCTATCAACCTCTACTCCAACACCAATGCCTGTGAGGTGGCTATGGGACAGAGGCGAGGTCTTCTGGAGAGCCAGGGGCTGTCAGAGCACTTCAACGG GAAACCTGAGGTGGAGCCCGAGAATCACGCGTCCCCGCTGAGCGACGCCAGCAAGAAGCGTCTGATTGAGGATACAGAGGACTGGCACCCCCGGGGCGGCACCTCCCAGTCCCGCTCCTTCCGTATCCTGGCCCAGCTCACCGGCACGGAAAATG ACCAAGCTCCAGAGAACAGTGGGAAGAA TGAGGCAGTTGACAAAACCACTCCCACTGTGCACACCTCGCCTGCAGCAAAAACATATTCCAAATCTGCAGCAGCGCCCAGGAACGGCAACGTCATCCCCGCATCCGGGTTCAAGAACCCGGCAGCCCAGATCAAGCCCTCGTACCAGCCCGGAGGTCCATCAG GTTTTCCAAAGGGTGGAGCAGCTCCTTCATTCGGCAAAGTTGCCAACCCTGCTCCCAGAGGTCCAGACCGCCCCACCCCACAGCCACATCCACAGGACCTCAACTCTCTGGTGCAGCGGGCTGAGCACATCCCAGCCGGCACGCGCACCCCAATGTGCAGCAAGTGCAACAATGTCATCAG GGGCCCATTCCTCGTGGCCATGGGCAAGTCATGGCACCCCGAGGAATTCAACTGTGCCCACTGCCACGCCTCCCTGGCTGTCCATGGATTTGTGGAGGAGAGGGGCCAGGTGTACTGCGAACATTGCTACGAGCAGTTCTTCGCTCCCACCTGCGCCCGCTGCAACCAGAAGATTCTGGGG GAGGTCATGAATGCCCTGAAACAGACCTGGCATGTGACCTGTTTCACCTGCTCCGCCTgccaacagccaatcagaggcaacATGTTTCACATGGAGGATGGACAGCCATACTGTGAACAAG ACTACTACAACCTGTTTGGGACCAACTGCCACGGCTGCGACTTCCCCATCGAGGCGGGGGACAAGTTCCTGGAGGCTCTAGGGTTCACCTGGCATGACACCTGCTTTGTGTGTGCG GTCTGCTCTACCAATCTGGAAGGTCAGCCATTCTTCTCCAAAAAAGACAAGGCTCTGTGCAAGAAACATGCCCACACTGTCAACATCTGA